The proteins below are encoded in one region of Vicia villosa cultivar HV-30 ecotype Madison, WI unplaced genomic scaffold, Vvil1.0 ctg.002679F_1_1, whole genome shotgun sequence:
- the LOC131639524 gene encoding MADS-box transcription factor 3-like: protein MGRAKITMKFIQNQKTRKLAFIRRHNGLMKKVSEFSRKFEVEACLVVYDGDDGNARPITWPQDSTIVHSMLKKYEQQKIETTPKKFDAIDYFANRKNMVEVEISKLHKKIVRNKYPTWSPSFHTMDGEQLKGFIDIVDAKIQACNHKISMLKNMQQSDRNNLMQNKAQENIASSHSSQLDFRHNIPQMKDISNDPMELVKGNHTNEAINFTNYVSLPLISSTNQINEPAKLDNMMVEPNQEWANELDELLQLDDRVVESKNWASNLSNFKEWDNQLNGDIVNLNSQPDLFAWQDISFMS from the coding sequence ATGGGTCGCGCTAAAATAACGATGAAGTTCATCCAAAATCAAAAAACTCGAAAATTAGCTTTCATTAGGAGACATAATGGATTAATGAAAAAAGTTTCTGAGTTTTCTAGAAAGTTTGAAGTTGAAGCTTGTTTAGTTGTGTATGATGGCGATGATGGTAATGCTAGACCGATAACTTGGCCACAAGACTCAACAATTGTACACTCAATGCTTAAAAAGTATGAGCAACAAAAGATTGAGACAACTCCAAAGAAATTTGATGCGATTGACTATTTTGCGAATAGGAAAAATATGGTTGAAGTTGAGATTTCCAAATTGCACAAGAAGATTGTGAGGAACAAGTATCCAACATGGAGTCCATCTTTTCATACAATGGATGGAGAGCAACTTAAAGGCTTCATTGATATTGTAGATGCTAAGATTCAAGCTTGTAATCACAAAATTAGCATGCTGAAAAATATGCAACAAAGTGATAGAAATAATTTGATGCAAAACAAAGCTCAAGAGAATATCGCCTCCTCACATTCAAGTCAACTTGATTTCAGGCATAACATTCCCCAAATGAAAGATATCTCTAATGATCCTATGGAGCTAGTTAAAGGTAATCATACTAATGAGGCGATTAATTTCACTAATTATGTTAGTTTACCTCTTATTTCATCAACAAATCAAATTAATGAACCTGCAAAGTTAGATAATATGATGGTTGAACCTAATCAAGAATGGGCTAATGAACTTGATGAACTTCTACAACTAGATGATCGGGTGGTTGAATCTAAGAACTGGGCTTCTAACCTTTCCAATTTTAAAGAATGGGATAATCAACTAAATGGTGATATTGTGAATTTGAATAGTCAACCTGATTTATTTGCGTGGCAAGATATTTCATTTATGTCAtag